The genomic region GGTGCGTGTCGCCCGTCAATATTTTAACTTCATAGAAACTGGCAATGTAAAAAGTCATACCCAAGACGGGCGTATATTCATCAAGCGGGCGCTATTAAAGTCGCAAAAATATGATGCTATTTTTCTTGATGCCTTCAATGGCGAATACATTCCGGAGCATTTATTGACCAAGGAGTTTTTGCAAGAAGCGCAAGCTCTTTTATCAGCTGATGGTATGTTGGTCGCAAATACATTTTCATCGAGCACTTTGTATGATCATGAGTCGGCCACCTATCATGCGGTTTTTGGTGGATTTTATGCCATCGAAAAAAGTTTCAAACGCGGCAATCGAGTCATTATTGTCAATATGGATAAAACGGTAAACACCGACGAAAATGTCGAATTACTGGCCCCAGCGTTAGGTAAATTTGATGTGGATGTTGCCGATATATTGTCACTCCTTGATTACCATCAGCCGACAGATTCTGAGGCGAGAGTGTTAACCGATCAATATTCACCAGCAAATCTGCTTTAGTTGTATCGTGCAGCGACGGCAGTTTTGTGTGTCGCTACAATATATTGCTCATCCTAACGAGCATTGCTTATAAGCTAGAAGCGAAAACCGCCGCCAATACTGTAAATTTCATATTGCTGCCCTTCTATTTCAAACACTTGCCATTGCGAGGTGAATATATAGTCGTCGTAATCAAACTCATAACCAACGCCATAAAACACATCTGTGCCATAGCGAATATTAGAATTTAGCTGAT from Thalassotalea sp. Sam97 harbors:
- a CDS encoding spermidine synthase, with the protein product MPKLLCKHNVAFSVFLATILSFATSPAVAKVIKEERSLYRNILVDEHGERRCLKFSVKRRTSSQSCINLKQPNKLVFDYTKFMMASLVFHAKPERVLIIGLGGGTLSNVLLDMYPNIEIDNVEIDPAVVRVARQYFNFIETGNVKSHTQDGRIFIKRALLKSQKYDAIFLDAFNGEYIPEHLLTKEFLQEAQALLSADGMLVANTFSSSTLYDHESATYHAVFGGFYAIEKSFKRGNRVIIVNMDKTVNTDENVELLAPALGKFDVDVADILSLLDYHQPTDSEARVLTDQYSPANLL